Genomic window ([Eubacterium] hominis):
TCTCTGATACGTCCTTTTAACTCCATATCCACAGCAATATAGACGTTGCCGTATTCATCATAGAGTAGACGCAGACAGCATTTTGATATGTATGGGTCATAAAATGCAAGTATCTTTTCAATCGCTTTTGCGTCCCCGTCCGTAGCTGATGAAATCAGATAAAAAGACGGTTTCTTAAACGTGCGTTTCATTTTCTACTTTTCCTCCTTGAGTATTTTTTTCATAAGTTCCAATGAGTTGTACCGATTTTGAAAAACTCCACTTCTGGAAATGTTTTGTACTCTGGCAATTTCTTCGTTGTTCATTTCCAAGAAATAGTACATCAGTAAATTTTCTCGGTTACGGTCAGACAGCTTTTTCAAGGCTTCTGCAAGTTCATCGTCATAAACACGAATATCATTGCCACAAACATTGAAAATAGTATAGTCGGTTTCGTAATCGTCCCAGACAGTAAATTTCTCAACAATAATCTCTGGAAGTTCACAGAATGGAATTTCATTCTTTTTTCTTCGCTTCAACTCTTTTTGGTAATTCTTTACAATGCCTTTGACAACTTTCTTAAATTTACTTTCAAACTGGCATTGTATTGTTTTCTGGAAATCAGACGGTTTCATAATCTCACCCCCTTTCCAGCTATGACTTGAAAAGTGTTTATCCCTCTTTCCGCACCATATCTGTACAGCAAGGTGTGATTTGTTAAGTTGAAACCGAAAAAAGTTGAAAAAATTTTTTGGGTACAAAAAAAAGCCCGCACAAAACATATAGTCTGTACGAGCTTCTAAAGCTATTTCATATTCAGTTGTAAAGGTAATGCTGTTAGGTTGTATCTGAATTTGTAAGAGTGTACTTAAAGCGTTCCATAATACAAGCCCCCTTTAAAGCACTTATTTTACTGTCTTTTTCGTAATCTTATAGATATATTCTTCTGGTGTAGGGCGTTTATTTCCAAAATACTTTTTGAAATTTGCCTGCACCTCTGGGTCAGTGCTATTCATAGCTTCATCAATCGTTGCTTCGATATTTTCCCGAACATCAGCCAATGACATACCACTAGCCTTTGCACCAGCTTTCAATGCTTTTTTTATATCTCGTTTTTTTAGACCTATCATAATTCAATCTCTTTCTTCGTATCATTCAGAACGTATCTTTTTCAATAATTGCACACTTATAAAAACAGAAATAATCAGAATAATTACTATAGGAATAAATGTACTTACGTCAATATTCTTTTGTATCAACAAAGTATATCCCCATGTTGCAGGAAACAGTTTTCCCATACTTTCAAGAAAGTTTGGAAGTAATTCTGCCGAAAACATGATACCAGACAACATAATAGAGGGTAAAAAGACAACTTGACTATACATTGTCAGTTTTGCTTGATTTTTAACAGCTAACCCCAGCACACATGAAATAGCAAGCGATACAATAACAAATAAGGCAAGTGTTATAAAATATAACGGAATATTTGACGGGATAGTAGAGTGAAATACAATCGGTGCAAGTGTAAAAATAATCATGCTCATTATCATTAAATGGATAAATGCAGATACAACTAAGGTAATTACACCAAAACATAAAGGTATCCCATTTGCTATATACATTTTCTTTATGTCCGTACCATATACTTCAACCATTGATGGTGGTACACCTATGAAAGCTCCCATTGAAACCCCCATAACTGTCATAGATTGTATCAATGTATTCTTCGCTTCTGGCATTAAAGAAGTAAAAATACCGCCCATAATCGCAAAAAATAGTAGTGGGACGACATAGCAGGTTACTAATAGTGTTTTACTGCGAATATCTATTTTTAATTGTACCTTTATTCCATACAACATAGCTTTCATTGTTTACACCCCCTTGAAAGATTGATAAAGTGCTGTTCTAATGTACCTCGATTTACCTTTATATCGAAAATATCAATATTTTTCTGCTTGTATTCTTCTAAAATACTTAACAAGGTATCTGCAACATTGACAGCAGAGTATTCGTTTTCGCCCAATTCACTTACTATTTTTATGTTGTATTTCTTGCCTACTTTTGACGCTAATTCGTCAGTTGTACCTATGAAACTAATTACCCCATTATTTAGAATAGCGATACGGGTACAAAGAGCTTCAACCTCTGCCATATCATGACTAGACAAAATTATTGTTGTACCATTTTGATTTAACTTCCGAATTTCATTATGCAGAGATATACGTCCCTCTACATCAAGTTCCGTTGTCGGTTCGTCGAGAAATAAGATGTCTGGCTTTCCAATAAGAGCAAGAGCTAAATGTAATCTTCTTTTTTGTCCTGCCGACAATTCTGTGTATAACTTCTTTTGCAAATCTGTTACTCCCAACGCCATTAGTAAGGAATTATCAATCTCTGCACGTTTCCATTTCGAGAACAACTGAATTACTTCACTTACTTTCATATAAGCAGGTAACGAAGCTGATTGTAATTGAATACCAATATTTCCCGATATTTTTATATTACCAGAATGATATTTACGAAAGCCTTCGATACATTCAAGAATAGTTGTTTTACCTGCTCCATTGATACCCAAAATACCGAATACTTCTCCATGCTCAACACAAAAGTTAATACCTTTCAATACTTCATGGTTTCCATACTTTTTCTTCAAATCGGTAATTTCTATTGCATAAGACATTCCTACACCCCCTCGAAAGCATTTATACCAGCATTTTGAAAATATAACTCTAATGCAGGTTGCAGATATTCATTTACTTGTTTTTGCTTTTCTAACCACTCGTTATTATCGCCTATGAGATTATCAAATTTCATCAATGTAGGAAGCATACTCATATCCCCATTTGTAAATTCCATAACCATATTCCAAAATTCTTGTGCTAATGCTTGTGCCTGCTTATCCTCTGGTGCTATATTCTTCTCTTTTAACCTTATAACTTTATCGTTTAGTTGATTGAAACGGTGCATAAAGTCCATTCCGCTTTCTTTATCAAATCGGTTACGGATATGTTCTAATGTTGTATCATCAAAATGTTTTATTAACCAGTAATACTCATTGTTCATTTGTAGATTAACGATAATGTCAGCATATTTTTTGAAATCTACAACTTGCATTTGCAAGACTTCATTTTTTAATGTTTCAATCGCTGTTACTGCTTCTGTTAATTGTTCTATTTTCTGTTGAATAGCCAGCGACTGCTCATTAAGAACGGTTGCTACTTCTTCTGGTGTATCAAGAGAAATCAGTTTGTTTTTTATATCATCAAGCGAAAAGCCCAAAGACTTTAATGATAAGATTTGATGAAGTTTTATCATATCCTTATGCGTATATAATCTGCGTCCCCCCTCACTTTCAGTAGTAGGGGAAAGCAAGCCCTCTTTGTCATAATATTGAAGTGTTCGTACTGTTGTCCCCATTTTCTTTGCAAGTTCTCCAACAGTCATAAAATTTTCTGGTATAGCTTTCTTTTTATTCATGTTCCATTCCTCCTGCTTATATTATAATTCACGACGTTACGTCATAAGCAAGAGTTTTTTTGATTTTTTTGAAAAAGGCTTACACTTTTACAAAAAGTAAAATGTAAGCCTATTATCATTTACCCTACAATCTTCCAGTTCTGTATTTTTTCATAACTGTTATTCTGATTGTTCCACGAACGCCAAAGACGAAAATTCAAATATAATGAAATACATAGTGTTAATATTTCAGCAACGGGAACAGCCAACCATACACCTGTTATCTCAATGAACTGAGGCATTACCAACAAGCCTATCATTATAAAGCCGAATGTCCTTAAAAAAGAAATCAAAGCAGATAGCTTACCGTTAGATAATGCAGTAAAAATTGCAGATGAAAATATATTGAAGCCCGAAAAAAGAAAACTAAATACAAATATCATAAATCCGTTTATTGCAATTTTATATACCGCTTCATTTGTCCCAGTAAATAAACGTACCAAACTATTTCCATTTATAAAGGATAACGCAAAAATAAATAATGAACCTACAAAAATGAAAGAAATACAGATTTTATATATTTTCTTTAATCCGTAATAATTGTTTGCTCCAAAATTATAGCTAATAACTGGGGCAACACCCATTGAAAAACCAATAAATAATGTTGTAAGCAAAAATTGTGTATATATAATTATGGTAATAGAAGCCACACCATTTACACCTAATAAATTCATCATTGTACGATTGAAAAAGAATGTAGTAATTGCCGTTGAAAGCTGACTAACCATTTCTGATGAACCATTTATACAACTTTCTCCAAGTACTTTAATATCTATAATAGGTTTTACAAAAGACAATGTTCCCGATTTTTTACTAAAGACAATTATTCCCGTAATGGCTGGTATCAAATAACCAATTCCAGTTCCAAATCCTGCACCAGCAATCCCCATGTCAAATATAACCATAAAAAGATAATCAAATACGATATTCATTGCACCAGCACATACAGAAAGAACCAGTCCTAAAGTTGGTTTTCCTGCTGTTACAAATAAATTTTGAAATAGTACCTGCAACATACTTGCAGGTGTAAAAAGTAAAATAATAGTTAAATAGTCTTTACAATATGGAAATAAAACCTTATCAGCTCCAAGAGCATATATAATTTCATCAATAAAGATAATTCCTAGAACGAAAATTATTACTCCCAAAATAAAACCAAATAAAATAAGTAGTGTAAAATCTTGCTTTGCTCGTTTGGGTTCTCCTGCTCCCATTTTTCTTGCAACTATGGCACTACCACCCGTAGCTATCATTGTTCCCAATCCTACTATTAAATTGATAACGGGACAAACAATATTGATTGCTGATAAAGCATTTGTATTGACAAATCGTGATACAAATATGGTATCTACAATTGTGTAAAGACCCATAAATAACATCATGGATATGGTCGGGAAAGCAAATTTTAATAAAGACCCAGTATTAAAATTTTTTGCAAGAGGATTACTATTCATTTGTACTACCCCCATTTTTTGAGAATAATACTAATTTTTGTGTAGGATAACCAAATTCAACTAATAACTCTGCTTCAGCAAAGCCTAATTCTTTGTAAGCCTTACGATACCCCGTATCAGCTTTGTCGCCCTCACGGAATGTTGTTACAGAAATGTCTTTATCAACTAAAAGTTCATTCATAACCTTATCCAAAAATAGTTTTGCAATACCACATTTACGATATAACGGGTGTACTCCAAAGAAATCAATGCTTCCCGTATGATAGTTAATAGACATCAAAGCAATGGCAATAGCATTATCAGTTAAAATCAAAACTCTTTGCTCTAAAATACCTTTTTTTAATTCTGTTAAGAACTCATTCTCGTTCAAATTTGGAAAACCGTCTATTACTAAATAAGCTAGTTCTAGACAGGCAGGTATATCTGTTGTTGTAGCAAATCTGATATTTTCTTCCATTTCTTGTTGTGATAATTTTTGTTTAACTGTCTGTATCAAATCAAATCTAAGCTGTAACGGATAAAATTCTTCGTTCATTCGATATTCGTTAGGCGTCTTCTTATACATCTGCTTAAAAATATTTGTAAATGCCTGCTGACTTTCATAACCAGCAATAAGCGAGATTTCAAGAATGGATTTATCAGAAAACACTAAAAGTTTTGCAGACTCTGTTAATTGTCTGCGTTGTACATAGTCATGTATAGACAATCCAACAGTTTCGACAAACATTCTATGCAAATGATATTTTGAATAACCAACACCCATTGCAATAGAGGATAAGTTCAACTTTTCTGTGAGATTGTTTTCTATGTAATTGATCACCGTTATAATGTTTTCAACCTTATTGACCATTACAGCACCCTCCTTTCAGCTTAGATTATAATATCTTGTTTTCTTCAAGTTTTAATATATATTGCGGTTTTTGCATGAATCACTATTTTAGCGTATTCAGAACTATTTGTGAACATAATTCGATGAAAAGGTAGTTTGCATGTCATAGAAATATGATTTGCAAACTACTTTTTTTGATTTATCCTACAATCTTCCAGTTGCTATCCTTATGCAATACAAGCTCATACTGCGATACCTGCGTTGCCTTTGTCTGATTATCAAGGAATTTCACAGCTACCTTGACTTTCACATTGTCTCCGTCCTTTGTAAATACTGGGTTTACCAGTTCAGAATAAAAATAGTCCCTGCCGATAGGTTCAAGTACATTTCCAGATACATAATAAGCAAGCTCTTTTTCTGTGGCTGTCTGGTACAGCTTAAAGAATGTTTCCAGAAATGAGGTAGCGTCGTTGACGGTATCAGCGTCTACACTTGCGTCTGCTTCTGGTGTCTTAGGCTCATAGTCTGATTTTTCGATTGCTGGTGCAAGGGTAGGGTTTTGAACGATTACCATATCCCCGTCAGCGTCCACATGGACTTTTACGGTATAGGTTGCCTCGACATTGCTTGTCTGTTCTCCCTCTTTTTAATCTCCTTTGTTCTTGTGAATTAGGTCAACCTATACTATAATTATATTCGTAATAGTCTATTAGACAAGAACACACTATTTTGTAATATACTACCTAAAAAGAAAGTGATAGAACATCATGGAAAATAATTGCTGTGGTTTTAGTTGTCCGTTGAAGCAACCATTCAACTAATCGGCGGAAAATATAAAGCGGTCATTTTATGGCACTTAATGAATAAAACATTACGGTATAGCGAAATTCATAAGCTCATTCCAAAAGCAACAGACAAATGTTAGCACAACAGCTTCGTGAGCTGGAAAAAGACGGATTGATTAACCGCAAGGTTTATCCAGTCGTCCCACCAAAAACAGAGTATTCCTTAACTGAATTCGGAAAAACCTTAACACCAATTCTTGATGAACTATGTAACTGGGGAGAAAACTATTTACTTCAAAACTGATTGTAAGCCGTGATACGCAGATCTCACGCTGTGAGTTGTTTACCACGGCGTTTTTATTTACAGCTTAACTTTTGCTTTTTTTGTAATCTTATAAATGTATTCTTCTGGCGTAGGGCGTTTATTCCCAAAATATTTTTTGAAATTTGCCTGCACCTCTGGGTCTGTACTGTTCATAGCTTCATCAATCGTCGCTTCAATATCAGCCCGTATATCAGCCAATGAAACACCGCCAGCCTTTGCACCTGCTTTCAAGGCTTTTTTAATATCTCGCTTTTTAAGACCTATCATTTTTTTCTCTAGACATCTTTAAAATCAATCTAATTCCTGTTAAACAAGCTCCCAGCAAACAAATGATTACCAAAATAATATAAACGTGTTGCATACCATAAATAAAAAATTCATCATGTCCCAAAATATAGTCAGATACTCTATATCCAGCAAAATCACTCATAAAAAAGTACAATAAAGTTGTAGATAACGCAATACCAACTGTTTGACCTAAATTTCTAACCAACGAATTTACGCTTCCTACAATACCCAGCTTATCTTTGGGACACGTTGACATAATAAGTGCATTGTTTGCAGGTTGAAATATAGCTT
Coding sequences:
- a CDS encoding helix-turn-helix domain-containing protein; translated protein: MKRTFKKPSFYLISSATDGDAKAIEKILAFYDPYISKCCLRLLYDEYGNVYIAVDMELKGRIREALIKMMLDFDIPLEIEE
- a CDS encoding sigma-70 family RNA polymerase sigma factor, encoding MKPSDFQKTIQCQFESKFKKVVKGIVKNYQKELKRRKKNEIPFCELPEIIVEKFTVWDDYETDYTIFNVCGNDIRVYDDELAEALKKLSDRNRENLLMYYFLEMNNEEIARVQNISRSGVFQNRYNSLELMKKILKEEK
- a CDS encoding ABC transporter permease encodes the protein MKAMLYGIKVQLKIDIRSKTLLVTCYVVPLLFFAIMGGIFTSLMPEAKNTLIQSMTVMGVSMGAFIGVPPSMVEVYGTDIKKMYIANGIPLCFGVITLVVSAFIHLMIMSMIIFTLAPIVFHSTIPSNIPLYFITLALFVIVSLAISCVLGLAVKNQAKLTMYSQVVFLPSIMLSGIMFSAELLPNFLESMGKLFPATWGYTLLIQKNIDVSTFIPIVIILIISVFISVQLLKKIRSE
- a CDS encoding ABC transporter ATP-binding protein, whose translation is MSYAIEITDLKKKYGNHEVLKGINFCVEHGEVFGILGINGAGKTTILECIEGFRKYHSGNIKISGNIGIQLQSASLPAYMKVSEVIQLFSKWKRAEIDNSLLMALGVTDLQKKLYTELSAGQKRRLHLALALIGKPDILFLDEPTTELDVEGRISLHNEIRKLNQNGTTIILSSHDMAEVEALCTRIAILNNGVISFIGTTDELASKVGKKYNIKIVSELGENEYSAVNVADTLLSILEEYKQKNIDIFDIKVNRGTLEQHFINLSRGCKQ
- a CDS encoding MerR family transcriptional regulator codes for the protein MNKKKAIPENFMTVGELAKKMGTTVRTLQYYDKEGLLSPTTESEGGRRLYTHKDMIKLHQILSLKSLGFSLDDIKNKLISLDTPEEVATVLNEQSLAIQQKIEQLTEAVTAIETLKNEVLQMQVVDFKKYADIIVNLQMNNEYYWLIKHFDDTTLEHIRNRFDKESGMDFMHRFNQLNDKVIRLKEKNIAPEDKQAQALAQEFWNMVMEFTNGDMSMLPTLMKFDNLIGDNNEWLEKQKQVNEYLQPALELYFQNAGINAFEGV
- a CDS encoding MATE family efflux transporter, translated to MNSNPLAKNFNTGSLLKFAFPTISMMLFMGLYTIVDTIFVSRFVNTNALSAINIVCPVINLIVGLGTMIATGGSAIVARKMGAGEPKRAKQDFTLLILFGFILGVIIFVLGIIFIDEIIYALGADKVLFPYCKDYLTIILLFTPASMLQVLFQNLFVTAGKPTLGLVLSVCAGAMNIVFDYLFMVIFDMGIAGAGFGTGIGYLIPAITGIIVFSKKSGTLSFVKPIIDIKVLGESCINGSSEMVSQLSTAITTFFFNRTMMNLLGVNGVASITIIIYTQFLLTTLFIGFSMGVAPVISYNFGANNYYGLKKIYKICISFIFVGSLFIFALSFINGNSLVRLFTGTNEAVYKIAINGFMIFVFSFLFSGFNIFSSAIFTALSNGKLSALISFLRTFGFIMIGLLVMPQFIEITGVWLAVPVAEILTLCISLYLNFRLWRSWNNQNNSYEKIQNWKIVG
- a CDS encoding GNAT family N-acetyltransferase, which produces MVNKVENIITVINYIENNLTEKLNLSSIAMGVGYSKYHLHRMFVETVGLSIHDYVQRRQLTESAKLLVFSDKSILEISLIAGYESQQAFTNIFKQMYKKTPNEYRMNEEFYPLQLRFDLIQTVKQKLSQQEMEENIRFATTTDIPACLELAYLVIDGFPNLNENEFLTELKKGILEQRVLILTDNAIAIALMSINYHTGSIDFFGVHPLYRKCGIAKLFLDKVMNELLVDKDISVTTFREGDKADTGYRKAYKELGFAEAELLVEFGYPTQKLVLFSKNGGSTNE